Proteins from a genomic interval of Streptomyces sp. NBC_01445:
- a CDS encoding carbohydrate ABC transporter permease: MNRYRGSVLGSAATYLVLCLLSVVFLIPFYVLLRNAFMTTPEVTATDWHWLPSALSWDTFSALFNNPERPFGRSLANSLLIAVISAPVSTLLASMAGYALARINVPGRGVVLSLIVGTLMIPQAVTFLPTFVVVGSMGGVNTMWGLIAPGLFNAFAVVLFRSFYLSFPAEIEEAGRLDGLSYLGVYGRIILPNSVTMIASLGALSFIEAWNSFLWPLMIGQDPESWTVQIALSSFLTSQTVNLPELFAGTVVAILPLVIMFLVAQRHIVQGIAMSGLKS; the protein is encoded by the coding sequence ATGAACCGTTACCGAGGGAGCGTGCTCGGCTCCGCCGCCACGTACCTGGTGCTGTGCCTGCTGTCCGTGGTCTTCCTGATCCCGTTCTACGTGCTTCTGCGCAACGCCTTCATGACGACGCCGGAGGTCACCGCCACCGACTGGCACTGGCTGCCGTCCGCGCTGAGCTGGGACACCTTCAGCGCCCTCTTCAACAACCCGGAGCGACCCTTCGGCCGGTCCCTGGCCAACTCATTGCTGATCGCGGTGATCTCGGCCCCGGTGTCCACGCTGCTCGCCTCGATGGCCGGGTACGCCCTTGCCCGGATCAACGTGCCCGGTCGCGGGGTCGTCCTCTCGCTCATCGTCGGCACGCTGATGATCCCCCAGGCCGTGACCTTCCTGCCGACGTTCGTCGTGGTCGGTTCGATGGGCGGCGTGAACACGATGTGGGGCCTGATCGCACCCGGCCTGTTCAACGCCTTCGCCGTCGTGCTCTTCCGCAGCTTCTACCTGTCCTTCCCCGCCGAGATCGAGGAGGCGGGCCGCCTCGACGGCCTCAGCTACCTCGGTGTCTACGGGCGCATCATCCTGCCCAACTCGGTCACGATGATCGCCTCCCTCGGCGCACTGTCCTTCATCGAGGCGTGGAACTCCTTCCTGTGGCCCCTGATGATCGGCCAGGACCCCGAGAGCTGGACCGTGCAGATCGCCCTCTCCAGCTTCCTCACGTCCCAGACCGTCAACCTGCCCGAGCTGTTCGCCGGGACGGTCGTGGCGATCCTCCCGCTCGTGATCATGTTCCTGGTCGCCCAGCGCCACATCGTCCAGGGCATAGCGATGTCCGGTCTCAAGTCCTGA
- a CDS encoding glycoside hydrolase family 27 protein, giving the protein MTRTTRTTRRAALTAACALPLTLALSTGTAQAKTPYVKPFMGWSSWSVESSSRAGYGTHWLNEGNIKNAADALSSKLSSAGYRNLNIDAGWNFDYDWNFHTDANGIPNADKDRFPSGMQSLSDYVHGKDLKLGLYGAAGLEKEVYDKNAPILGTDCHAQDIAVKPLTPTNKWGGSWKIDYSNPCAQEYIDSIVARYASWGIDFIKIDGVTKDNVADIKAWSTAIDHSGRSMWLSASAWPVDLEAGDGLRPYANGVRVDTDIECYCETTSTWTSSVDDRFADLPKWLPKLSAPGYLGDLDSMPINNNSGSGLQDGINDTERQTVMTFWSMASSPLYVGGDIYFLDDKAKAILTNPEVIAVDQAAVLPKQIRSGDTQVWTKTTGRATYLAVYNLGSEATDITVDLKDLGIKRPQHLRDVVARKDLGTAKGSWTATAVPAHGSRLIKLS; this is encoded by the coding sequence GTGACCCGTACGACCAGAACGACCCGGCGCGCGGCACTCACCGCCGCCTGCGCCCTGCCCCTCACCCTCGCCCTGTCCACCGGCACCGCCCAGGCCAAGACCCCCTACGTCAAGCCGTTCATGGGCTGGAGCAGCTGGAGCGTCGAGTCCTCCTCGCGCGCCGGCTACGGCACACACTGGCTGAACGAGGGCAACATCAAGAACGCCGCCGACGCGCTCAGCAGCAAGCTGTCCTCGGCCGGCTACAGGAACCTGAACATCGACGCCGGCTGGAACTTCGACTACGACTGGAACTTCCACACCGACGCCAACGGCATCCCGAACGCCGACAAGGACCGCTTCCCCAGCGGTATGCAGTCGCTCTCCGACTACGTCCACGGCAAGGACCTCAAGCTCGGTCTGTACGGCGCCGCCGGACTGGAGAAGGAGGTCTACGACAAGAACGCGCCGATCCTCGGCACTGACTGTCATGCGCAGGACATCGCCGTGAAGCCGCTGACCCCGACCAACAAGTGGGGCGGCAGCTGGAAGATCGACTACAGCAACCCCTGTGCCCAGGAGTACATCGACTCGATCGTCGCGCGGTACGCCTCCTGGGGCATCGACTTCATCAAGATCGACGGCGTGACGAAGGACAACGTCGCCGACATCAAGGCATGGTCCACCGCCATCGACCACAGCGGCCGCAGCATGTGGCTGTCCGCCAGCGCCTGGCCCGTCGACCTCGAGGCCGGCGACGGCCTGCGGCCCTACGCCAACGGCGTCCGTGTCGACACCGACATCGAGTGCTACTGCGAGACCACCAGCACGTGGACCAGCTCCGTCGACGACCGCTTCGCCGACCTGCCCAAGTGGCTGCCCAAGCTGTCCGCCCCCGGCTACCTCGGCGACCTCGACTCGATGCCGATCAACAACAACTCCGGCAGCGGACTCCAGGACGGCATCAACGACACCGAGCGGCAGACCGTCATGACCTTCTGGTCGATGGCCTCGTCCCCGCTGTACGTCGGCGGCGACATCTACTTCCTCGACGACAAGGCCAAGGCCATCCTGACCAACCCCGAGGTCATCGCCGTCGACCAGGCCGCCGTCCTGCCGAAGCAGATCCGCTCCGGGGACACACAGGTGTGGACGAAGACGACGGGCCGTGCCACCTACCTCGCGGTCTACAACCTCGGCTCCGAGGCCACCGACATCACGGTCGACCTCAAGGACCTGGGCATCAAGCGCCCCCAGCACCTGCGCGACGTCGTCGCCCGCAAGGACCTCGGCACCGCCAAGGGCTCCTGGACCGCCACCGCCGTCCCGGCCCACGGCTCCCGCCTGATCAAGCTCTCCTGA
- a CDS encoding alpha/beta hydrolase: MTRTLRELIAAPHPDVGPLPPAAERPAGVRVLRGVPYGVLEGSRPLELDLWLPPAPGPPRPSPVVLFVHGGAWRRGRRDDMGLHTRAWDPGPFERIAAAGFTVACVDYRLSGEATFPAALADLRTALRWLNVRAPELGTDPRRTVVWGESAGGHLASLLALTHDEPPLAGAVVWYGPADLTSARDPFDPADAATPEALLLGAAPAYTPELARAASPLKNAHAGAPPFLVVHGEDDSMVACSHGRDLAAALSGAGAPVELWTIPGADHGWHGLDQGSVTGIFTRSLEFALRVAGRPDLVAGNNATL; this comes from the coding sequence GTGACCCGGACGCTACGGGAGTTGATCGCCGCGCCTCACCCGGACGTCGGTCCGCTGCCGCCGGCGGCAGAGCGCCCTGCCGGGGTGCGTGTGCTGCGCGGCGTCCCGTACGGGGTCCTGGAGGGCAGCCGGCCGCTGGAGCTCGACCTCTGGCTGCCGCCCGCGCCGGGCCCCCCGCGCCCCTCCCCCGTCGTGCTGTTCGTGCACGGTGGGGCGTGGCGGCGTGGGCGGCGCGACGACATGGGTCTGCACACGCGCGCGTGGGACCCGGGTCCCTTCGAGCGGATCGCGGCGGCCGGGTTCACGGTGGCCTGTGTGGACTACCGGCTCAGCGGTGAGGCGACGTTCCCCGCAGCCCTGGCCGACCTGCGCACGGCACTGCGCTGGCTGAACGTGCGCGCGCCGGAACTCGGCACCGACCCGCGCCGTACGGTGGTGTGGGGCGAGTCCGCGGGCGGACATCTGGCCTCACTACTCGCTCTCACCCACGACGAGCCGCCGCTCGCGGGGGCCGTCGTCTGGTACGGGCCCGCGGATCTGACCTCGGCCCGCGATCCCTTCGACCCCGCCGACGCGGCCACCCCTGAGGCGCTGCTGCTCGGCGCCGCGCCCGCGTACACACCCGAACTCGCCCGTGCGGCCAGCCCGTTGAAGAACGCGCATGCGGGTGCCCCGCCCTTCCTCGTCGTCCATGGGGAGGACGACTCGATGGTGGCGTGCTCGCACGGCCGGGACCTCGCCGCGGCACTGAGCGGTGCGGGAGCGCCCGTCGAACTGTGGACGATTCCCGGCGCCGATCACGGCTGGCACGGCCTGGACCAGGGCTCCGTGACCGGAATCTTCACCCGATCCCTGGAGTTCGCACTGAGGGTGGCTGGGAGGCCCGACTTGGTTGCCGGGAACAATGCAACCCTGTAG
- a CDS encoding glycoside hydrolase family 95 protein produces the protein MSNGPSRRLVLGLGGALALSALPAFTAHAAPRRPTTSPLVPAGEATTLWYPEPADEDLLIEQGLPLGNGRLGALVGADPARELLHVTDATLWTGGANTTLDGEGQFPYGRDDFGSFTLLARVMLYLPGHERSAVTDYRRTLDLSNGLVTTTYTKDKVRYTREMFASAPDDTIVVRLRQSGGGSLTGAVILSGTHGETTGVDKDRNLASFSAALGNKLRYAAAVTAAGDGTITATGTRVTFTDCSEVTLVISGGTDYAPDHATGFRNPDADPLALAQDKALAAARTSAVRLRDTHVADYRARYDRLTLDLGRSSGGQRRMDTWTRLKARAADGSAPDPELEASYLQFGRYLTICGSRDGLPMGLQGLWLEGNTPDWMGDYHTDINLQMNYWLADRAGLGDTFPAFADYCLAQLPAWSEVTQKQFNDSRNRYRNTSGKVAGWTVAFSTNPYGGLGWWWHPAGNAWLCESLYEHYEYTQDARYLARIMPLLKGACEFWEARLITTTVDGREVLIDDHDWSPEQGPQDARGITYTQELLWSLFGHYEQACRTLGRDAEHAAAIGKLRDRLYLPKVSPKSGRLEEWMSEDDLGETTHRHLSPLINLFPGDRIRPDAGDPELLKGARELLTSRGMESYGWACAWRAACWARLKDADKAYRLLLTNLKPWAGGDTGTAMNFFDMYRVSDTRAIFQIDANLGTPTAMLEMLVHSRPGHIELLPALPDAWAESGSIEGAGARGGFTVDMTWERGRVRRATLHSVGGRSTTVTAGGRSTTVTLRPGQSMRLTDLQG, from the coding sequence ATGAGCAACGGACCTTCCAGACGCCTGGTGCTCGGCCTCGGCGGAGCCCTCGCGCTGAGCGCCCTGCCCGCCTTCACCGCGCACGCCGCGCCGCGCCGCCCCACCACGTCCCCGCTGGTACCGGCCGGCGAGGCGACGACCCTGTGGTACCCCGAGCCCGCCGACGAGGACCTCCTCATCGAGCAGGGCCTGCCGCTGGGCAACGGCCGCCTCGGTGCCCTCGTCGGCGCCGACCCGGCCCGGGAACTCCTGCACGTCACCGACGCCACCCTGTGGACGGGCGGCGCCAACACCACCCTCGACGGCGAGGGCCAATTCCCGTACGGGCGCGATGACTTCGGCAGCTTCACACTGCTCGCCCGCGTCATGCTGTACCTGCCGGGGCACGAGCGCTCCGCCGTCACCGACTACCGCCGCACCCTCGACCTCAGCAACGGCCTCGTCACCACGACGTACACCAAGGACAAGGTCCGCTACACGCGGGAGATGTTCGCCAGCGCGCCCGACGACACCATCGTCGTCCGGCTCCGCCAGAGCGGCGGCGGCTCCCTCACCGGCGCCGTCATCCTCTCCGGCACCCACGGCGAGACGACCGGCGTCGACAAGGACCGGAACCTCGCCTCCTTCTCCGCCGCCTTGGGCAACAAGCTGCGCTACGCCGCGGCGGTCACCGCCGCCGGGGACGGGACGATCACCGCCACCGGAACCCGCGTCACGTTCACCGACTGCTCCGAGGTCACGCTCGTGATCAGCGGCGGCACGGACTACGCGCCGGACCACGCCACCGGCTTCCGGAACCCGGACGCGGACCCGCTCGCCCTCGCCCAGGACAAGGCCCTCGCGGCGGCCCGGACTTCGGCCGTACGGCTGCGCGACACGCACGTCGCCGACTACCGCGCCCGTTACGACCGGCTCACCCTCGACCTCGGCCGCTCCAGCGGCGGGCAGCGCCGGATGGACACCTGGACGCGCCTGAAGGCCCGCGCGGCCGACGGATCGGCGCCCGACCCGGAACTCGAGGCGAGCTACCTCCAGTTCGGCCGCTACCTGACCATCTGCGGCTCGCGCGACGGGCTGCCCATGGGACTCCAGGGGCTGTGGCTGGAGGGCAACACCCCGGACTGGATGGGCGATTACCACACCGACATCAACCTCCAGATGAACTACTGGCTGGCCGACCGGGCCGGCCTCGGCGACACCTTCCCCGCCTTCGCCGACTACTGCCTGGCCCAGCTCCCCGCGTGGAGCGAGGTGACGCAGAAGCAGTTCAACGACTCCCGCAACCGCTACCGCAACACCTCCGGCAAGGTCGCGGGCTGGACGGTCGCCTTCTCCACGAACCCCTACGGCGGCCTGGGCTGGTGGTGGCACCCGGCGGGCAACGCCTGGCTGTGCGAGTCCCTCTACGAGCACTACGAGTACACGCAGGACGCGCGGTACCTGGCACGGATCATGCCGCTCCTCAAGGGTGCCTGCGAATTCTGGGAAGCGCGCCTGATCACCACGACCGTCGACGGCCGCGAGGTCCTGATCGACGACCACGACTGGTCGCCCGAACAGGGCCCGCAGGACGCCCGCGGCATCACGTACACCCAGGAACTCCTGTGGTCCCTCTTCGGCCACTACGAGCAGGCGTGCCGCACTCTCGGCCGCGACGCCGAACACGCCGCCGCCATAGGGAAGCTGCGTGACCGCCTCTACCTCCCGAAGGTCAGCCCGAAGTCCGGCCGTCTCGAGGAGTGGATGAGCGAGGACGACCTCGGCGAGACCACCCATCGCCATCTGTCGCCGCTCATCAACCTGTTCCCCGGCGACCGTATCCGCCCGGACGCCGGCGACCCCGAACTCCTCAAGGGGGCCCGGGAGTTGCTGACCTCTCGCGGCATGGAGAGCTACGGCTGGGCCTGCGCGTGGCGGGCAGCGTGCTGGGCGCGGCTCAAGGACGCCGACAAGGCCTACCGGCTGCTGTTGACGAACCTGAAGCCCTGGGCGGGCGGTGACACCGGCACGGCCATGAACTTCTTCGACATGTACCGAGTCTCCGACACCCGGGCGATCTTCCAGATCGACGCCAACCTCGGCACGCCCACCGCGATGCTGGAAATGCTCGTCCACTCCCGCCCCGGCCACATCGAGCTGCTGCCGGCGCTCCCGGACGCCTGGGCCGAATCCGGCTCGATCGAGGGCGCGGGAGCCCGCGGCGGCTTCACCGTTGACATGACCTGGGAGCGAGGCCGCGTACGCCGGGCGACGCTGCACAGCGTCGGGGGGCGCAGCACCACCGTCACCGCGGGTGGCCGCAGCACGACCGTCACCCTGCGGCCCGGTCAGTCGATGAGGCTCACGGACCTCCAGGGCTGA
- a CDS encoding SGNH/GDSL hydrolase family protein translates to MTLDQPHRAVRSRARRRPLWPLFGTLLALALAAAPVGTAGAATPSAHAPGTRVSAWSPSMTTGGPSFENQTIRMVVHSSVAGSRARITLSNRYSPGPLEVAAANVAVQAHGGEARPRTARRITFGGSDRVTLPAGGEAVSDVVPISLRAGQNLLVSLYVPGATGMSTWHSDAFDTTYTASGDHAGDDSAADFVTTTTSWYYLAGLDVLSPTAKGTVVAFGDSITDGYHSSTGTYTRWPDVLGRRLEAEPGPQRLSVVDAGIGGNRVLTDVPNLWQGVSALKRFRHDALGQPGVKDVILFEGINDIGNNAGPDGRPLTAQDLIDGWRTLIDEAHAAGVRVIGATLMPVKGNGYYTPAAEELRRSVNDWIRTAGAFDGVIDFDRVMRDPADPSALNPAYDSGDHIHPDDAGMKAMADAVDLGLLRH, encoded by the coding sequence ATGACCCTCGATCAGCCGCACCGAGCGGTGCGCAGTCGCGCCCGCCGCAGACCTTTGTGGCCCCTGTTCGGAACGCTGCTCGCGCTCGCCCTGGCGGCCGCGCCAGTGGGCACCGCGGGAGCCGCCACGCCGTCGGCGCACGCCCCGGGCACCCGGGTGAGCGCCTGGTCGCCGAGCATGACGACCGGCGGCCCGTCCTTCGAGAACCAGACCATTCGCATGGTGGTGCACAGCAGCGTGGCGGGATCGCGCGCCCGGATCACGCTCTCGAACCGCTACAGCCCCGGCCCGCTGGAGGTGGCGGCCGCGAACGTCGCCGTCCAGGCGCACGGCGGCGAGGCAAGGCCGCGTACCGCCCGGCGCATCACCTTCGGCGGCTCGGACCGCGTCACGCTCCCCGCCGGCGGCGAGGCCGTCAGTGACGTCGTCCCGATCTCGCTGCGGGCGGGGCAGAACCTGCTCGTCAGCCTCTATGTGCCCGGCGCGACCGGCATGTCGACCTGGCACTCGGACGCCTTCGACACCACGTACACGGCCTCGGGCGACCACGCGGGGGACGACAGCGCGGCCGATTTCGTCACCACCACGACCTCCTGGTACTACCTGGCGGGGCTCGACGTCCTGTCTCCGACGGCGAAGGGCACCGTCGTCGCGTTCGGCGACTCCATCACCGACGGCTATCACTCCTCGACCGGTACCTACACCCGGTGGCCCGACGTGCTCGGCCGCCGCCTGGAGGCCGAGCCGGGTCCGCAGCGGCTGAGCGTCGTCGACGCCGGTATCGGCGGCAACCGCGTGCTCACCGATGTCCCCAACCTCTGGCAGGGCGTCAGCGCCCTGAAGCGGTTCCGCCACGACGCCCTCGGTCAGCCCGGCGTCAAAGACGTGATTCTCTTCGAAGGCATCAACGACATCGGCAACAACGCCGGACCCGACGGCAGACCGCTGACCGCGCAGGATCTGATCGACGGCTGGCGCACCCTCATCGACGAGGCGCACGCCGCCGGTGTCCGTGTCATCGGCGCGACCCTGATGCCGGTCAAGGGCAACGGCTACTACACGCCCGCCGCCGAGGAGCTCCGCCGCAGCGTCAACGACTGGATTCGCACCGCCGGCGCCTTCGACGGCGTCATCGACTTCGACCGGGTCATGCGCGACCCCGCGGACCCCTCGGCCCTCAACCCCGCCTACGACTCGGGCGATCACATACACCCCGACGACGCGGGCATGAAGGCCATGGCCGATGCGGTCGACCTCGGCCTGCTGCGGCACTGA
- a CDS encoding quercetin 2,3-dioxygenase has protein sequence MTMQYATRYRSASRIPAEPGKPYVIEKGEGDRAHLFADLITVYAGGEQTENTFNFFTCEGPKGDIIPAHLHEDTYEVFYVTHGAVRLFVEDTEGAQQERLLGPGDFGFVPKNCPHAYRMERHHSQVVGVAAGPHGTFERFFETLGTPAEQLGLPREPFVPEPSKFATVPREYDVRFLPDHQWRTK, from the coding sequence ATGACCATGCAGTACGCCACGCGCTACCGGAGCGCGTCACGCATCCCCGCGGAGCCGGGCAAGCCGTACGTCATCGAGAAGGGCGAGGGCGACCGGGCTCATCTGTTCGCGGACTTGATCACCGTCTACGCGGGCGGCGAACAGACGGAGAACACGTTCAACTTCTTCACCTGCGAGGGGCCGAAGGGCGACATCATCCCGGCCCATCTGCACGAGGACACGTACGAGGTCTTCTACGTGACCCACGGCGCGGTCCGCCTGTTCGTCGAGGACACCGAGGGCGCGCAGCAGGAGCGGCTGCTCGGTCCGGGCGACTTCGGCTTCGTGCCGAAGAACTGCCCGCACGCCTACCGCATGGAGCGCCATCACTCCCAGGTCGTCGGGGTGGCGGCCGGACCGCACGGCACCTTCGAGCGCTTCTTCGAGACGCTGGGCACCCCGGCCGAGCAACTCGGCCTGCCACGCGAGCCGTTCGTGCCCGAACCGTCGAAGTTCGCCACGGTCCCACGCGAGTACGACGTCCGTTTCCTGCCCGACCATCAGTGGCGGACCAAGTGA